A window of Grus americana isolate bGruAme1 chromosome 21, bGruAme1.mat, whole genome shotgun sequence contains these coding sequences:
- the VAMP3 gene encoding vesicle-associated membrane protein 3, translating to MSASIPGSSNVATGGNRRLQQTQHQVDEVVDIMRVNVDKVLERDQKLSELDDRADALQAGASQFETSAAKLKRKYWWKNCKMWAILIAVVLIIIIIIIVWSVSS from the exons AT GTCAGCCAGTATCCCTGGAAGCTCAAATGTGGCTACTGGCGGTAATCGTCGTCTTCAGCAGACTCAACACCAAGTAGATGAG GTTGTTGACATCATGAGAGTGAATGTGGACAAGGTATTGGAGCGAGATCAGAAGCTGTCAGAGCTGGATGACCGTGCTGATGCACTGCAAGCAGGAGCTTCCCAGTTTGAGACCAGTGCAGCCAAGCTGAAAAGAAAGTATTGGTGGAAGAACTGTAAG ATGTGGGCAATATTGATAGCTGTTGTtctcattatcatcatcatcattattg TCTGGAGTGTGTCTTCATGA